In Gigantopelta aegis isolate Gae_Host chromosome 14, Gae_host_genome, whole genome shotgun sequence, the following proteins share a genomic window:
- the LOC121388008 gene encoding alanine aminotransferase 2-like — protein sequence MVVKARQAPSGVVVKPSLALPTPSGFTVVLKCIVVTSLLLFILGQVLTRKNIEDVIKFAKEENLFVLADEVYQHNIYAAGSEFHSFKKVLSAMGPDYQTVELASFMSTSKGYMGECGFRGGYAEVVNLDPGVRAMLVKSISAKLCSSVIGQAVMDVVVNPPKPGEPSYDLFKQETDQVLGDLKKKASMVTETFNSIAGIRCNIVQGAMYAFPKLTLPPKALQAAKDKGVAPDVFFCFSLLEETGMCVVPGTGFGQIEGTSHFRTTILPTVEKLGEMLDRFTKFHTSFMSKYS from the exons ATGGTAGTGAAAGCCCGCCAGGCGCCGTCCGGAGTAGTGGTGAAAC CTAGCCTCGCCCTCCCAACTCCAAGTGGATTCACTGTTGTTTTGAAGTGCATTGTTGTTACTTCACTTCTTCTCTTCATTCTAGGTCAGGTTTTAACACGGAAAAATATTGAAGATGTCATCAAATTTGCCAAGGAAGAAAATCTGTTCGTTTTGGCAGACGAG GTCTATCAACACAATATCTATGCTGCTGGGTCAGAATTCCATTCGTTCAAGAAGGTGCTCTCTGCGATGGGGCCGGATTACCAGACTGTGGAGCTGGCTTCGTTTATGTCGACATCCAAGGGATACATGGGAGA ATGTGGATTTCGCGGTGGATATGCAGAGGTGGTCAACCTTGACCCTGGTGTGAGAGCCATGCTGGTGAAGTCCATCTCTGCTAAACTCTGTTCATCAGTCATTGGTCAG GCTGTCATGGATGTGGTCGTGAATCCACCAAAACCAGGCGAACCATCGTACGATTTATTTAAACAG gAAACGGACCAGGTTCTGGGAGACTTGAAGAAGAAGGCCAGTATGGTGACGGAGACGTTCAACTCAATCGCTGGAATCCGGTGTAACATCGTCCAGGGAGCCATGTACGCCTTCCCCAAGCTGACGCTGCCGCCTAAAGCTCTACAAGCTGCCAAG GATAAGGGGGTTGCCCCTGATGTGTTTTTCTGCTTCAGTCTGCTGGAAGAAACGGGAATGTGTGTTGTTCCAGGGACCGGGTTCGGCCAGATCGAAGGAACAAGTCATTTCAG AACGACAATTCTTCCGACAGTAGAAAAACTGGGAGAGATGTTGGATCGGTTCACGAAATTCCATACTTCATTCATGTCAAAATATTCCTAG